In Corylus avellana chromosome ca2, CavTom2PMs-1.0, the following proteins share a genomic window:
- the LOC132170856 gene encoding disease resistance RPP13-like protein 4, with product MPPSDQSSGAGSGNFNVAKINDVVLPDVVRKLQQVKDILSQNGPENNVSNSGNNGSSHASQDEHQKMGNEAEKLRKDLIYIRESFKNLKGFEDRASDLFNALKERSSFNDLLTSGLNASSRDKQLRAKLGAINKIVMELKLRIPLPYKLSSKESDAHRFPRDGTEFDDLEVVDELPLLHADNEFGNSLAFQDFRLVYDKLPDSTTKLCLLCFALIPENEIVKKRFMTYWWVGEDFVSPRVGTADDGTFKEWSVEEVADEIFEELAKKDCIEPVNEKHRFVVDSYKMNPFIRSAVIVLAKEAGLFDFEDEKWNPSANFKTSYRACLVNGFSQELAKIGPGPDAKETDHPGLDLEKLRTIFNVNEPYPDFFKLEWFSKLKNVKVLYLGRWQTSAKHHIEVESVEFLKGLKNMKLLRFFSLQGISRITKLPDSVCKLLNLRILDLRACHTLEELPDGIGSLKNLTHLDISECYLLEYIPKKIKFLSKLRVLKGFVIGDRRNEKACTLTDLSGLKELRKLSIYTNTKGFPSEDEANHLQKFKNLEKLTIEWGAFPSNTGSEKKQDKGVAQSIAEATKSPKKSEDKKKQGESVAQPISATTTSPKNCGNNQKQDKGAAQPLTATITTPKNRGGNKNQDQGVGEPMAGSTMNPENSGDNKNKDKRAAGLVKTLSRTLAFKKPGQGPTDPEGFKKLKKLDLKCYPSMESPSWLLPAKLRMLEKLYIRGGNLQNLSQGQKNNEWKVNILRLRFLSNLKMDWKELQSSFPDLIYLEKYKCPKLTFFPCNENGIGLKPRTEAGKEAAKRYNILH from the coding sequence ATGCCTCCGTCCGATCAGTCTTCTGGCGCAGGTTCCGGCAACTTCAACGTTGCGAAGATAAACGATGTTGTTCTACCCGACGTTGTCAGGAAGCTTCAACAAGTCAAGGACATCCTCTCCCAAAACGGACCTGAGAACAACGTCAGCAACAGTGGCAACAACGGCAGCAGCCATGCTAGCCAGGACGAACATCAGAAGATGGGTAACGAAGCGGAGAAGTTAAGGAAAGATCTGATTTACATACGAGAATCCTTCAAAAATCTCAAAGGCTTCGAGGACAGAGCCAGTGACCTCTTCAATGCTCTTAAAGAACGCAGCTCCTTCAACGATTTGCTAACTAGTGGTCTCAATGCTTCTTCGCGAGACAAGCAGCTCCGAGCCAAGCTTGGTGCGATCAACAAGATTGTGATGGAGTTGAAGCTCCGGATCCCGTTACCCTATAAGTTGTCCTCCAAAGAATCCGACGCCCACCGGTTCCCACGGGATGGCACCGAGTTTGATGACTTGGAGGTGGTTGATGAATTGCCTCTCTTACACGCTGACAATGAATTTGGGAATAGCTTGGCTTTCCAAGATTTTCGGTTAGTATATGATAAATTGCCTGACTCCACAACAAAGCTGTGCTTGCTGTGTTTTGCTTTAATTCCGGAAAATGAGATTGTGAAGAAGAGGTTTATGACTTATTGGTGGGTTGGAGAAGACTTTGTTAGCCCAAGGGTTGGAACAGCTGATGATGGAACCTTCAAAGAGTGGTCGGTTGAGGAAGTTGCTGATGAAATCTTCGAAGAGCTGGCGAAGAAGGATTGCATTGAGCCCGTAAATGAGAAGCACAGGTTTGTCGTGGACAGTTACAAGATGAATCCTTTTATACGTTCGGCGGTGATTGTGCTTGCCAAAGAAGCTGGGTTGTTTGATTTCGAGGACGAAAAATGGAATCCCAGTGCCAATTTTAAGACGTCTTACCGGGCGTGTTTAGTCAATGGATTTTCTCAGGAGTTGGCGAAAATTGGCCCTGGACCGGATGCAAAAGAAACCGACCACCCTGGATTGGATCTAGAGAAACTGAGAACAATATTCAATGTCAATGAGCCTTATCctgattttttcaaattggagtGGTTTTCAAAGTTGAAGAATGTAAAGGTTCTTTATCTGGGAAGGTGGCAGACCTCAGCTAAGCATCATATTGAAGTAGAAAGCGTTGAATTCTTAAAagggttgaaaaatatgaaacttttAAGGTTTTTCAGCCTTCAAGGAATTTCCAGAATTACCAAGCTTCCTGATTCCGTCTGTAAGCTCTTAAATTTGAGGATCTTGGATCTTAGAGCTTGTCACACTCTAGAGGAGCTTCCAGATGGAATAGGCTCACTCAAGAATCTGACGCACTTGGATATATCCGAGTGTTACTTGCTAGAGTACATTCCCAAAAAGATTAAGTTTCTCTCAAAACTCCGAGTACTTAAAGGGTTTGTAATTGGTGACCGTCGAAATGAAAAAGCGTGTACTCTTACTGATTTGTCAGGATTGAAGGAGCTGAGGAAATTGAGCATCTACACAAACACGAAGGGTTTCCCCAGTGAAGATGAGGCAAACCAtcttcaaaagtttaaaaatctTGAGAAACTTACAATTGAGTGGGGAGCATTTCCCAGCAATACAGGCAGCGAGAAAAAACAAGACAAGGGTGTGGCACAATCAATTGCAGAAGCCACCAAGAGTCCAAAGAAGAGTGAAGATAAAAAAAAGCAAGGCGAGAGTGTGGCACAACCAATTTCAGCAACTACCACGAGTCCTAAGAACTGTGGAAATAACCAAAAGCAAGACAAGGGTGCGGCACAACCATTGACTGCAACCATCACAACTCCAAAGAACCGTGGGGGTAACAAAAATCAAGACCAGGGTGTAGGGGAACCAATGGCAGGAAGCACCATGAATCCAGAGAATAGTGGagataacaaaaataaggaCAAGAGAGCAGCCGGATTGGTTAAGACTTTGTCAAGAACACTCGCCTTTAAGAAACCAGGGCAGGGTCCCACAGATCCGGAAGGTTTTAAGAAACTAAAGAAACTGGATCTCAAGTGTTACCCTTCGATGGAATCACCCAGTTGGTTGCTGCCTGCAAAACTTCGGATGCTAGAGAAACTCTACATCAGAGGAGGGAACCTCCAAAATCTAAGCCAAGGTCAGAAGAATAACGAGTGGAAAGTTAACATACTACGTCTGAGGTTCTTGAGCAACTTAAAGATGGATTGGAAAGAACTCCAGTCATCATTCCCAGACTTGATTTACTTGGAGAAATACAAATGCCCTAAACTCACTTTCTTTCCATGTAATGAGAATGGAATCGGGCTGAAGCCAAGAACTGAAGCTGGAAAGGAAGCTGCTAAGAGGTATAACATTTTGCATTAA
- the LOC132170857 gene encoding disease resistance RPP13-like protein 4 encodes MSSSDQSSGAGSVAESKDSVISDVVKSLKQAKVFLSQNRPPVSSDINSGNNNGDSGNDGSSHTSQDDYQRMENQAEKLSKDLIYIGESFKSLEGFEVIAIDLLKKLVQHSSDALGTSVPNVSSRPKQFQAKLRAIDKIVMELKLRIPLPYKLSSDKSDAHRYARGGTEFDDLDVIDDLPVLHVDVGFKNSLAFQDFRSVYESLDPRTKLCLLCFALIPGNEIVKKRFMTYWWVGEGFVSPQVEEADEGNGTFKKLLSVEEVADGIFKELAKKDCIEPVNEKHRFVVDTYKMNPFIRSAVIFLAKEAGLFDFDDKKWNPTTNFKTSHRAYLVNGFSQELVKFFNESATEKRGAELDLEKLQTIFNVNEPYPDFFKSEWFSKLKNVKVLYLGRWQTSAKHHIEVESVEFLKGLKNMKLLRFLSLQGISRITKLPDSVCKLLNLRILDLRACHTLEELPDGIGSLENLTHLDISECYLLEYIPKKIKFLSKLRVLKGFVIGDRRNEKACTLTDLSGLKELRKLSIYTNTKDFPNEDDENNLQKFENLEKLTIEWGAFPSNTGSDPYQDKGEPQSMTPTTTSSKKRDKKRQGESVAQPISATTTSPKNGGNNQKQDKGAAQPLTATITTPKNRGGNKNQDQGVAEPMTGSTMNPENSGDNKKKDKRAAGLVKTLSKSLTFKQRGRGPIYPKVFEKLKKLDLKCYPSMQASSWLLPAKLPMLKKLYIRGGNLQNLSPGQKNDKWKVNILRLKFLSNLRMDWKELQLSFPELTYLEKYKCPKLTFFPSNENGIVLKP; translated from the coding sequence ATGTCTTCGTCCGATCAGTCTTCTGGCGCAGGTTCCGTTGCGGAGTCAAAGGATTCGGTTATATCCGACGTTGTCAAGAGCCTCAAACAAGCCAAGGTGTTCCTCTCCCAAAACCGACCTCCTGTCAGCAGCGACATCAACAGTGGCAACAACAATGGAGACAGTGGAAACGACGGAAGCAGCCACACTAGCCAGGACGACTATCAGAGAATGGAAAATCAAGCGGAGAAGTTAAGTAAAGATCTGATTTACATAGGAGAATCCTTCAAGAGTCTCGAGGGCTTCGAGGTCATAGCAATTGACCTCCTCAAAAAACTTGTACAACACAGCTCCGACGCTTTGGGAACTAGTGTTCCCAATGTTTCCTCGCGACCCAAGCAGTTCCAAGCCAAGCTTCGCGCGATCGACAAGATTGTGATGGAGTTGAAGCTCCGGATCCCGCTACCCTATAAGTTGTCCTCCGATAAATCCGACGCCCATCGGTACGCACGAGGTGGCACCGAGTTTGATGACTTGGACGTGATTGATGATTTGCCTGTCTTACATGTTGACGTTGGATTTAAGAATAGCTTGGCTTTCCAAGATTTTCGGTCAGTATATGAGAGTCTTGACCCCAGAACCAAGCTGTGCTTGCTGTGTTTTGCATTGATTCCGGGAAATGAGATTGTGAAGAAGAGGTTTATGACATATTGGTGGGTTGGAGAGGGCTTTGTTAGCCCACAAGTTGAAGAAGCTGATGAAGGAAATGGAACTTTCAAAAAGCTGCTGTCGGTTGAGGAAGTCGCTGATGGAATCTTCAAAGAGCTGGCGAAGAAGGACTGCATTGAGCCCGTAAATGAGAAGCACAGGTTTGTGGTGGACACTTATAAGATGAATCCTTTTATCCGTTCGGCGGTGATTTTTCTTGCCAAAGAAGCTgggttatttgattttgatgacAAAAAATGGAATCCCACTACCAATTTTAAGACGTCTCACCGGGCGTATTTAGTCAATGGATTTTCTCAGGAGTTGGTGAAATTTTTCAACGAATCGGCTACAGAGAAACGTGGCGCGGAATTGGATCTAGAGAAACTGCAAACAATATTCAATGTCAATGAGCCGTATCCTGACTTTTTCAAGTCAGAGTGGTTCTCAAAGTTGAAGAATGTCAAGGTTCTTTATCTGGGAAGGTGGCAGACCTCAGCTAAGCATCATATTGAAGTAGAGAGCGTTGAATTCTTAAAagggttgaaaaatatgaaacttttAAGGTTTTTAAGCCTTCAAGGAATTTCCAGAATTACCAAGCTTCCTGATTCTGTCTGTAAGCTCTTAAATTTGAGGATCTTGGATCTTAGAGCTTGTCACACTCTAGAGGAGCTTCCAGATGGAATAGGCTCACTCGAGAATCTGACGCACTTGGATATATCCGAGTGTTACTTGCTAGAGTACATTCCCAAAAAGATTAAGTTTCTCTCAAAACTCCGAGTCCTTAAAGGGTTTGTAATTGGTGACCGTCGAAATGAAAAAGCGTGTACTCTTACTGATTTGTCAGGATTGAAGGAGCTGAGGAAATTGAGCATCTACACAAACACGAAGGATTTCCCCAATGAAGATGACGAAAACAATcttcaaaagtttgaaaatcttgaaaaaCTTACAATTGAGTGGGGAGCTTTTCCCAGCAATACAGGCAGTGATCCTTATCAAGACAAGGGTGAACCACAATCAATGACACCAACCACCACAAGTTCAAAGAAGAGAGACAAGAAAAGGCAAGGCGAGAGTGTGGCACAACCAATTTCAGCAACTACCACGAGTCCTAAGAACGGTGGAAATAACCAAAAGCAAGATAAGGGTGCGGCACAACCATTGACTGCAACCATCACAACTCCAAAGAACCGTGGGGGTAACAAAAATCAAGACCAGGGTGTAGCGGAACCAATGACAGGAAGCACCATGAATCCAGAGAATAGTGGAGATAACAAAAAGAAGGACAAGAGAGCAGCAGGATTGGTTAAGACTTTGTCAAAATCACTCACCTTTAAGCAACGAGGGCGGGGTCCCATATATCCGAAAGTTTTTGAGAAACTAAAGAAACTGGATCTCAAGTGTTACCCTTCGATGCAAGCATCCAGTTGGTTGCTGCCTGCAAAACTTCCGATGCTAAAGAAACTCTACATCAGAGGAGGGAACCTCCAAAATCTCAGTCCAGGTCAGAAGAATGACAAGTGGAAAGTTAACATACTACGTCTGAAATTCTTGAGCAACTTAAGGATGGATTGGAAAGAACTCCAGTTGTCATTTCCAGAGTTGACTTACTTGGAGAAATACAAATGCCCTAAACTCACTTTCTTTCCATCTAATGAGAATGGAATCGTGCTGAAGCCATAG
- the LOC132169951 gene encoding transcription factor PCF2-like — MVAIQKRELEEDEARRSLDPRIKGGQEVELSSLHSKEGPAIATESISSLPMEAAANFVSKEEPNREEMSRVMVAVHMPAGIPMQMDRKAVALPKRTLMKDHHTKVEGRGRRIQMPATCTTRIFQLTWELGHKSDRGTIRCLLEHAKPAIIAATDTKTVPAITMSVNGTLKILTTSALDSDPHVKKKSASSVWTLYKSHLLCNPHNE; from the coding sequence ATGGTTGCGATTCAGAAACGAGAGCTCGAAGAGGATGAGGCCAGAAGAAGTCTTGATCCCAGAATCAAGGGTGGGCAAGAAGTGGAACTGAGTAGCCTCCACAGCAAAGAGGGACCCGCCATAGCCACCGAATCCATATCGTCCCTGCCAATGGAGGCGGCGGCGAATTTTGTGTCGAAAGAAGAGCCAAACAGGGAGGAAATGTCACGTGTGATGGTGGCAGTGCACATGCCGGCGGGGATTCCGATGCAAATGGACAGAAAGGCGGTTGCACTGCCGAAGAGAACGTTGATGAAGGATCATCACACGAAAGTGGAGGGTCGTGGGCGGAGGATCCAAATGCCCGCCACCTGTACGACCCGAATCTTCCAGCTGACCTGGGAATTAGGCCACAAATCGGACAGGGGGACCATCCGATGTCTCCTTGAGCACGCCAAGCCGGCAATCATCGCTGCCACCGACACCAAAACCGTCCCCGCCATCACCATGTCTGTCAATGGGACCCTCAAAATCCTCACCACATCCGCTCTCGATAGTGACCCACACGTTAAGAAAAAGAGTGCGTCTTCTGTGTGGACGTTGTACAAAAGTCACCTTTTGTGCAACCCACACAATGAATGA
- the LOC132169950 gene encoding transcription factor TCP9-like: MVAIQKRELEEDEARRSLDPRIKGGQEVEPSSLHSKEGPTIAIESISSLPMEAAANFVSKEEPNREEMSRVMVAVHMPEGIPMQTDKKAVTLPKRTLMKDRHMKVEGRGRRIRMPATCTTRIFQLTWELGHKSDRGTIRWLLEHAKPAIIAATGTETVPAITMSVNGTLKILTTSTLDSDRRVKKKSASSVWTLHKSHHLCNPHNE, encoded by the coding sequence ATGGTTGCGATTCAGAAACGAGAGCTCGAAGAGGATGAGGCCAGAAGAAGTCTTGATCCCAGAATCAAGGGTGGGCAAGAAGTGGAACCGAGTAGCCTCCATAGTAAAGAGGGACCCACCATAGCCATTGAATCCATATCGTCCCTGCCGATGGAGGCGGCGGCGAATTTTGTGTCGAAAGAAGAGCCAAACAGGGAGGAAATGTCACGTGTGATGGTGGCAGTGCACATGCCGGAGGGGATTCCGATGCAGACGGACAAAAAGGCGGTTACACTGCCGAAGAGAACGTTGATGAAGGATCGTCACATGAAAGTGGAGGGTCGCGGGCGGAGGATCCGAATGCCTGCCACCTGTACAACCCGAATCTTCCAGCTAACCTGGGAATTGGGCCACAAATCGGACAGGGGGACCATCCGGTGGCTCCTTGAGCATGCCAAGCCGGCCATCATCGCTGCCACCGGCACCGAAACCGTCCCCGCCATCACCATGTCTGTCAATGGGACCCTCAAAATCCTCACCACATCCACTCTCGATAGTGACCGACGCGTTAAGAAGAAGAGTGCGTCTTCTGTGTGGACATTGCACAAAAGTCACCATTTGTGCAACCCACACAATGAATGA
- the LOC132169949 gene encoding disease resistance RPP13-like protein 4 — protein sequence MLEGKLLLDITLCSNSISPGRMTQTIRKVYDILAGWRRLFRPEVDDGTLEEWRSVEEVADGIFKELAKKHCIEPINEKHRFVVDSYKMNPCIRSAVIVLAKEAGLFDFDDEKWNPTTNFKTSHRAYLVNGFSQELVKFFNESATEKRGAESDLEKLQTIFNVNEPYPDFFKSEWFSKLKNVKVLYLGRWLTSAKHHIEVESVEFLKGLKNMKLLRFFSLQGISRITKLPDSVCKLLNLRILDLRACHTLEGLPDGIGSLEKLTHLDISECYLLEYIPKKIKFLSKLRVLKGFVIGDRRNEKACTLTDLSGLKDLRKLSIYTNTKDFPNEDDASNLRTFENLEKLTIEWGAFPSNTGSDHKGEPPSNTTSTMNPENSGDNIKKDKRAGGLVKTLSRTLTFKKTGQGAMYPKGFQKLKKLDLKCYPSMQSPSWLLPAKLPMLEKLYIRGGNLQNLSPGQKNDKWKVKILRLKFLSNLKMDWKELQSSFQT from the exons ATGCTGGAAGGAAAGCTGCTGCTGGATATAACATTGTGCAGTAACTCTATAAGTCCTGGGAGGATGACTCAGACTATCAGAA AGGTTTATGACATATTGGCGGGTTGGAGAAGGCTTTTTAGACCAGAGGTTGATGATGGAACCTTGGAAGAATGGCGGTCGGTTGAGGAAGTTGCTGATGGAATCTTCAAAGAGCTGGCGAAGAAGCATTGCATTGAGCCCATAAATGAGAAGCACAGGTTTGTCGTGGACAGTTACAAGATGAATCCTTGTATTCGTTCGGCGGTGATTGTACTTGCCAAAGAAGCTgggttatttgattttgatgatgaaaaATGGAATCCCACTACCAATTTTAAGACATCTCACCGGGCGTATTTAGTTAATGGATTTTCTCAGGAGTTGGTGAAATTTTTCAACGAATCGGCTACAGAGAAACGTGGCGCCGAATCGGATCTAGAGAAACTGCAAACAATATTCAATGTCAATGAGCCGTATCCTGACTTTTTCAAGTCGGAGTGGTTCTCAAAGTTGAAGAATGTCAAGGTTCTTTATCTGGGAAGGTGGCTGACCTCAGCTAAGCATCATATTGAAGTAGAGAGCGTTGAATTCTTAAAagggttgaaaaatatgaaacttttAAGGTTTTTCAGCCTTCAAGGAATTTCCAGAATTACCAAGCTTCCTGATTCCGTCTGTAAGCTCTTAAATTTGAGGATCTTGGATCTTAGAGCGTGTCACACTCTCGAGGGGCTTCCAGATGGAATAGGTTCACTCGAGAAGCTGACGCACTTGGATATATCCGAGTGTTACTTGCTAGAGTACATTCCCAAAAAGATTAAGTTTCTCTCAAAACTCCGAGTCCTTAAAGGGTTTGTAATTGGTGACCGTCGAAATGAAAAAGCGTGTACTCTTACTGATTTGTCAGGATTGAAGGACCTGAGGAAATTGAGCATCTACACAAACACGAAGGATTTCCCCAACGAAGATGACGCAAGCAATCTACGAACGtttgaaaatcttgaaaaaCTTACAATTGAGTGGGGAGCTTTTCCCAGCAATACAGGCAGCGATCACAAGGGTGAACCACCATCAAACACAACAAGCACCATGAATCCAGAGAATAGTGGAGATAACATAAAGAAGGACAAGAGAGCAGGAGGATTGGTTAAGACTTTGTCAAGAACACTCACCTTTAAGAAAACAGGGCAGGGTGCCATGTATCCGAAAGGTTTTCAGAAACTAAAGAAACTGGATCTCAAGTGTTACCCTTCGATGCAATCACCCAGTTGGTTGCTGCCTGCAAAACTTCCGATGCTAGAGAAACTCTACATCAGAGGAGGGAACCTCCAAAATCTAAGTCCAGGTCAGAAGAATGACAAGTGGAAAGTTAAGATACTACGTCTGAAGTTCTTGAGCAACTTAAAGATGGATTGGAAAGAACTCCAGTCATCATTCCAGACTTGA